A region of the Kribbella sp. NBC_01245 genome:
CGTTCCACCGCCTCGGCGAAAGGGGCGATCTGGTCGCCGATCCTGTCTTCGAGGTCGGCGATATCGGCTTCGATCTGGTCGATCCGGGCCAGCATCTTGGCCAGCAGATAGGCGTGGTGGTCGGTGAAGTATCCGGTGAAGGCTTCTTCCAGGTCACCGATCTTGGCCCGCATCCGGGACCGGGCCAACTGCGCCAGCACCTTCGGGTCCCGCTCACCCCCGGCCAGCGCGGCCAGCATGTCCCGCCCCGACACCCCGAAAATGTCCGACGCGACCACCGACACCTTGATACAGGCATCTTCCAGCAGCTTCTCCACCCGGTTCTTCTCCGCAGTGCACGCGTTCACCAAATCAACCCGATACCGGGTCAGATCCCGCAACTGGCGGATCGGCAACGGCGGCACGAAACTGGCCCGCAGCATCTGCCGCTCCGCCACCTTGCACAACCACACCGCATCCAGCCGGTCGGTCTTCGGCCGACCCGGCAAATGCTTCACATCCTTGGCGTTCACCAGCCAGGTCTCCAACCCGGCCGCCTCCAGCAGATAGAACGGCGGCTTCCAATAGTCCGAGGTCGCCTCCATCACCACCCGCGACACCCCCAGCTCGACCAGCCGGTCAGCCAGCCGCAACAACGACCGCGTCATCGTCGAATACCGGTCCACCTCCTGCAACCGGCGCCCCGGCCGGCCCGGATCCGGAATCCGCACACAACACACCAACTCGGCCTTACCGATGTCCAGCGCCGCGACCCGCGCGATGATCTCCTCGACATCCTGCGTCTGCTCCAGCACCACAACCCACCTCCACACAACGCACCGGCAAACACGGTGCCCGCAGGAGCTGCAAGGATCCGGCGAATCTAGTCCGCGTGCTCAAAGGCAACACTGAAAGGCCCACAACGCAACTCCCGGCGCCCGACTCGCGGACGGCCTCAAACGAACCACAGTGATACGGCGTCAACGGGCACCACCCCAATTTTCAGCCCGGAACGGGCCGCCCACCAGAGCAGTGCCAGACTCGCGGGAGAGTTGTCCCCAGATTCGCCCGCGCATTCGTATTCCGCGTCCGACCGTGGCAGGTCTTTCCACAGCCGAACCCGCAGGGTCGGACGCGGAATTGGTCCACCCTGTGGATACCGCTGCCACGGTCGGACGCGGAATGCGGTTCGCCTGTGGAAACCCCTACCCACGGTCGGACGCGGAATGCGGCCTGTGGACGTCGAGCGCCCGGCACCGAGATCCGCACCGCACACGCCTGGGCCAATTTGGGGATAACTCTCCCGCGAGGTGCCTCCTTGTGGTTGCAGAGGCGCGACGTAACAAGGCACCTCGCGGGAGGGTTATCCCCAGATTCGCCCGCGCGTTCGCATTCCGCGTCCGACCGTGGCAGGGGGCGGCGTGGGGGCGGGACGCATGTGGGGCAAAGGGGGGAACGGCAACGATGGGGTGACGGCGCGCCTGGGACGACGCCAAAGTGTCGGAGGCGGGACGTAGGGTGGGGACTGTGAACCGGCGAATCTTCGGCCTGGAGAACGAGTACGGCGTCACTTGCACCTTTCGCGGTCAGCGCCGACTGACCCCCGACGAGGTGGCGCGGTACTTGTTTCGGCGAGTCGTGTCCTGGGGGCGGAGCAGCAACGTCTTCCTCCGCAACGGGGCCCGGCTCTATCTCGATGTGGGGTCCCACCCGGAGTATGCGACGGGTGAGTGCGACTCCGTCACCGACCTGATAGCCCACGACAAGGCCGGCGAGCGGATCCTCGAGGGCCTGCTGGTCGACGCGCAGAAGCGGCTGCACGACGAGGGCATCTTCGGTGACGTCTACCTGTTCAAGAACAACACCGACTCCGCCGGCAACTCGTACGGCTGCCACGAGAACTACCTGGTCAGCCGCCATGGGGACTTCGCCAAACTGGCCGACGTGCTGATCCCGTTCCTGGTCACGCGGCAGCTGATCTGCGGCGCCGGCAAGGTGCTGCAGACGCCGCGCGGTGCGGTCTACTCCGTCAGCCAGCGCGCCGAGCACATCTGGGAAGGCGTTTCCAGCGCCACCACGCGCTCCCGCCCGATCATCAACACCCGCGACGAGCCGCATGCCGACGCCGAGCGATTCCGCCGGCTGCACGTCATCGTCGGCGACTCGAACATGTCCGAGACCACGATGCTGCTCAAGGTCGCGAGCACCGACCTGGTGCTGCGGATGATCGAGGCCGGCATCGTGATGCGCGACCTCACCCTGGACAACCCGATCCGGGCGATCCGTGAGATCAGCCACGACATGACCGGCCGCCGTGAGGTCCGGCTCGCCAACGGCCGCGAGGCCAGCGCGCTGGACATCCAAGGGGAGTACCTGACCAAGGCGCGCGACTTCGTCGACCGCCGCGAGTTGGGTACGCCGGCCGTCGAGCGCGCGCTGAACCTGTGGGAGCGCTGCCTCAAGGCGATCG
Encoded here:
- the pafA gene encoding Pup--protein ligase — encoded protein: MNRRIFGLENEYGVTCTFRGQRRLTPDEVARYLFRRVVSWGRSSNVFLRNGARLYLDVGSHPEYATGECDSVTDLIAHDKAGERILEGLLVDAQKRLHDEGIFGDVYLFKNNTDSAGNSYGCHENYLVSRHGDFAKLADVLIPFLVTRQLICGAGKVLQTPRGAVYSVSQRAEHIWEGVSSATTRSRPIINTRDEPHADAERFRRLHVIVGDSNMSETTMLLKVASTDLVLRMIEAGIVMRDLTLDNPIRAIREISHDMTGRREVRLANGREASALDIQGEYLTKARDFVDRRELGTPAVERALNLWERCLKAIESGDLSGIEREIDWVIKYRLIERYREQNNLGLASPRVAQLDLAYHDIHRPRGLYYLLERKGAVTRVVDDLRVFEAKSVPPQTTRARLRGEFIKRAQERRRDFTVDWVHLKLNDQAQRTVLCKDPFKSHDERVEKLIASM
- a CDS encoding IS110 family transposase, which gives rise to MLEQTQDVEEIIARVAALDIGKAELVCCVRIPDPGRPGRRLQEVDRYSTMTRSLLRLADRLVELGVSRVVMEATSDYWKPPFYLLEAAGLETWLVNAKDVKHLPGRPKTDRLDAVWLCKVAERQMLRASFVPPLPIRQLRDLTRYRVDLVNACTAEKNRVEKLLEDACIKVSVVASDIFGVSGRDMLAALAGGERDPKVLAQLARSRMRAKIGDLEEAFTGYFTDHHAYLLAKMLARIDQIEADIADLEDRIGDQIAPFAEAVERLDEIPGIGRVTAHVIIAEIGTDMTRFPTPGHLASWARFAPGVKESAGKKKGTGATGHGNSYLARVLGEAAVCAGKTDTFLGERYRRIARRRGRKKAIVAVGRSILVIVWHLLSDPDAHFHDLGPDFYDNRINPERKRRNHVRQLQALGYNVTLEPVA